The Burkholderia pyrrocinia genomic sequence CGCCGACTTCACCGACAGGTGGCGGGCGGCCGCTTCGAATGCACGCAGCGCGTTGAGTGGTGGCAGACGGGAACGATTCATTCAGTTTTTCTAAAGCGAAAGGCCGACGAAATATCGTTTGAGACGACGCGTACGCGCGAGTACCGTTGTCGCATCGGATCGCATTCTTCAGGGCTGCCTCGCGGCGGCCGATGTGATCAACATAGTTCAACTATATCCATGAGGCAATCCGGACGCCGCGCGGCGTCCGGAGGGACCTGAGAGGAGCATCGTCATGAACCGTCCGGGCGCGTCGCGCCTTTTCTACGGCTGGTACGTGGTCGCGGCCGCGTTCGCCGTCACGTTCGTCGGGTTCGGCAGTGCGTATACGTTCAGCGCGTTCGTCGAGTCGCTGCAGCGCGATTTCGCCGCATCGCGCGGGCAGATCTCGCTCGTGTTCTCGCTCGCCGGCTTCCTGTATTTCGGCTTCGGCATCGTCAGCGGGCCGCTTGCCGATCGCTTCGGCTCGCGGCGGCTCGCCGTCGCCGGCATGCTGCTGACGGGCGCCGGGCTCGCCGCCGCCGGCGCCGCGCACACGCTGCTGCAGGTTTATGTCGCGTATGGGCTTGGCGTCGGTCTCGGCGTCGGCTGCGCGTACGTGCCGGCGGTCGGCGCGGTGCAGCGCTGGTTCATCCGCCGGCGCGGCTTCGCGTCGGGGCTCGCGGTCGCGGGGATCGGCGTCGGCACGCTCGCGATGCCGCCGCTCGCGTCCGCGTTGATCGCGCATGTCGGCTGGCGCGGCGCGTATTTCACGCTGGCAGCGATCGCGGTGGTCCTGGGGGCAGGCATGTCGCTGCTGATCGAGAACGATCCGCGCGGGCGCGGGTTGTTGCCGGATGGCGATGCGGCCAGCGACGGCGGCCGGAATACCGGTGCTTCCGGAGCCGGCGCGGCCGCCACGACGGTGCACGCTGGCGCGACGGTGCGCGAGGCCGTCACGTCGCGGCCGTTCGCGAGTCTCTACGCCGCCTGTCTCGTATGCTCGTTCGGCGTATTCGTCCCGTTCGTCCACCTCGTGCCGTACGCGCTCGATCAT encodes the following:
- a CDS encoding MFS transporter gives rise to the protein MNRPGASRLFYGWYVVAAAFAVTFVGFGSAYTFSAFVESLQRDFAASRGQISLVFSLAGFLYFGFGIVSGPLADRFGSRRLAVAGMLLTGAGLAAAGAAHTLLQVYVAYGLGVGLGVGCAYVPAVGAVQRWFIRRRGFASGLAVAGIGVGTLAMPPLASALIAHVGWRGAYFTLAAIAVVLGAGMSLLIENDPRGRGLLPDGDAASDGGRNTGASGAGAAATTVHAGATVREAVTSRPFASLYAACLVCSFGVFVPFVHLVPYALDHGVAPSTAVLLLGAIGVGSTAGRFFLGGLADRFGRRASLLAMFAGMTVALVAWAGAGTVATLAAFALVFGVFYGGWVAVLPAVVMDYFGGRNVSAIIGILYTSVAFGTLIGPAAAGFIYDAGGGYLVPILASAVANAIAFAIVATTGRAPVAARATGG